In the genome of Desulfovibrio legallii, the window CCCTGGGGGACTTCCGCCTGCGCGTCACGCCCGAACCCCTGCTGCAGGTCCAGCGCCTGCCCGCAGCCCTGCGCCCGCAGGTGGAGGCCATCCTGGCCGCGCACGGCTTTGCGCCTTGCGCCATCCGCCTGGGCGACGCGGTGAGCGGTTTTTATGATCAAAAAGACGCTGTCTGAGGCCCCTGCGCCATAGCCGTCACCACCCCGGCGGCCAGCACGCGGCCCTGGCCGTCGTACACGGCGGCCACCTGCCCGGGAGCCGTGGGGAAAAGCGGCTCCGCCAGGGCAATGCGCAGCCCGCCGTCCGGGGCCAGCGTCACGCGGGCGGGGACTGGCCGCTGGCGATAGCGCAGGCGGACGCGGATATCCGGCGGCCAGCACGCCACAGGCAGCATCAGGTTGGCCGGGGCCGTGGCGCAGCGGCGGATGCCCAGAAGCGCGCGGGGCCCCACCACCAGGGCATTGGCGACGCTGTCCTTGGCGAGCACATACAGGGGCTCGCTGTAGGCAATGCCCAGGCCCTTGCGCTGGCCCTCGGTGTAGCGCCAGAGGCCCCGGTGGCGGCCGATTTCGCGCCGCCCGCCCTGGCCATCCGCCAGCAGCACCGGGCCGGGAGCGGGCGCGGCCAGCCCGGCGTTGCGCCAATGGCGCTCCAGAAAGGGCCGGTAGGCCTCATTGCCCGCGCCTTGATCCGGCGGGGGCACAAAGCAGATATCCTGACTTTCGCCGGGCAGGGGCACGGCAAGCCCGGCCTGGGCCACCAGCGCGCGGGTAGTCGCCTTGTCCTGCCCGGCCAGGGGGAAACGGGCGCGGGCCAGGCGCTGGCGCGGCACCAGACTCAAAAAATAGCTCTGGTCCTTGGCGGCGTCCGCCGCCGCAGCCAACAAGGGCAGGTCCGGCCTGTCCGGGCCGGAAACCAGCCTGGCGTAGTGGCCCGTGGCCAGGCTTGTGGCGCCCAGAGCCAGGGCCGCGTCCAGCAGCGCGCCGAACTTGATTTCCCGGTTGCAGCGGGCGCAGGGATTGGGCGTGCGTCCGGCGGCGTAGGCGGCGGCAAAAGGGGCGAGCACCTCCCGCGCGAAGACCTGGCGCAGGTCCGCCACATGCAGGGGCACGCCCAGGGCCGCGCAGGCCGCGGCAAGGCCCGCGGGCGCGGTTTCCGGCCCCTCCGGGCGGAACAGACCGTGCAGGGCCAGCACATCGTGCCCTGCGCGCCGCAGAAGCAGCAGCGCGCACAGGCTGTCTACGCCGCCGCTTACGGCCACGGCTACGGTTTCTTTTTGCATGGCGCACCTTCGCGCATCCGGTCATCCAGGCGCGCTGCGGATTGCAAGGGTTGCGGGCGCGTCTTCTCCGGCTTCTGCCCTGCCCGAAGGATGGGGGCGTGGGGGGCAGGGAGCTTTTGCAGGCAGAAGCTCCCTGCCCCCCAAAGGCATTCCCGTCCCAAGCCCTACAAAATCTGGTTCAGAAACTGGCGCAGCCGGGGGTGGCGGGGGGCGGTAAAGAGGTGCTCTGGCTTGCCCATTTCCACGATCTGGCCCTGGTCCATAAAGATAAGGCGGTCGGCCACGGTGCGGGCGAAGCCCATTTCGTGGGTAACGCAGACCATGGTCATGCCTTCTTCGGCCAGTTTGACCATAACGTCCAGCACTTCGCCCACCATTTCCGGGTCCAGGGCGGAGGTGGGCTCGTCAAAGAGCATGATGGCGGGCTGCATGGCCAGGGCGCGGGCGATGGCCACACGCTGCTGCTGGCCGCCGGAGAGCATGGCGGGGTAGACGTTGGCCTTATCGCTGATGCCCACTTTTTTGAGCAGGGTCAGGGCGCGGGCGTCGGCGTCCTCGCGGGAGAGCTTGCGCAGGATGATGGGGGCCAGGGTCAGATTTTCCAGCACGGTCTTGTGGGGAAAGAGATTGAACTGCTGAAAGACCATGCCCAGGTTCTGGCGCATTTCGTTGATGTTGTTCTGGTCGCTCTGGATGTCCTTGCCCTGGACCATGATGCTGCCCTGGTCAATTTCTTCCAGGCGGTTGATGGAGCGCAGCAGGGTGGATTTGCCGGAGCCGGAAGGGCCGATGATGACCACGCGCTCGCCGGGGGCGATGTCCAGGCTTACGTCCTGGAGGGCGGGCAGCGCGCCGAAGTATTTCCAGACGTGGTCGATGGAAATGATGGGCGCGGCCGGGGAAGCTGCGGCGGCCGGGGCGGCGGATGCGGACGCGGCGGGGTTACTTTCCGTCATAGTAGTTCAACCTGGATTCCATGATGCTCACGGCTTTGGAGAGGACCAGCGTAATGATGAGGTAGAGCAGGGCCACCATGGTGTAGGTTTCAAAGTACAGGTAGGTGGTGCCCACAAAGCTGCGGGCGCGCTGCATGATGTCCGGCACGGCCATGATGGAGACCAGAGAGGTATCCTTGAGCATGGCGATGCATTCGTTGCCCACCGGGGGCAGAATGGTGCGCATGGCCTGGGGCAGCACCACATGCCGCATGGTCTGGTAGCGGTTGAAGCCCAGGGAGCGGGCGGCCTCGCTCTGGCCTTTGTTGATGGCCGTGATGCCGGCGCGGAAAACCTCGCCCATGTAGGCCCCGTAGCAGAAGCTGATGGCCACCACGGCGGAGGTGATGCCGCTCACCTGCACAAAGCGCGACATGGCGTAGTAGATGTAAAAAATCTGCACCAGCAGGGGGATGCCGCGGATGACCTCCACATAGGTGGAGGCCACAAGGTTGATAAGGCGGTTGTCCGAAATGCGGCCGAGCCCGGTGAACAGGCCCAGGGGCACGGCACAGCAGATGGAGAGCAGGGTTATTTTGAAGGTAATGAATACGCCGTCCGGCAGATAGAGCAGGATGCGAAAATAGGGTTCCGGCCAGAGCAGACAGAGGGTGCTGAGGGTGATCACCGCCCCGGCCAGAGCCAGGGACCAGGCGTTGATAAGCCGCCATTCGCGCGGATCGGGGATGGAGGCCCCGTCCGTGACCATGATGATGTTGCCCTTGCTGCCGTCTTTTTTATCCTGCATGTCGGTCTCTTATAAGGCAAAAGGGGGCGACGGGCGGCCGGGGAGGCCCCGGACGCCCGCTTTGACGCGGATGCAAGGCGGCGGGCTAGCGCGCCGCGCCCATCCATTTGTCCAGCAGACGGGCTTCCTCGCCGGAGGCCCGCACAGCCTTGATGCCTTTGTTGAGTTTTTCCACCAGGTCCTTGCGGCCCTTGCGCACGGTAAAGCCGTAGTATTCTTTTGCAGCCGTTTTGAAGGAGAGGTTGAGCTTGCCCGCGGTGTCCGGCTTTTTGTTGGCGTAATAGAGGGCCACGGGGTCGTCGCAGATCACGGCGTCAAGGCGGCCGCCCAGCATATCCTGGATGGCCAAGCCCACGTCGTCGTATTCCTTAAGGTCCACAGCCACGCCGGACTTGCGCATGACAAAGACGCCCGTGGTGCCGATCTGGCCGCCCACCTTCTTGCCCTTGAGGTCGGCCAGGCTCTTGATGCTCTTGCCAGCGGGCAGCACCACGGCCTGGGCCACTTCATAATAGGGATCGGAAAAATCGAACTGCTTTTTGCGCTCTTCGGTGATGGTGGTGGCGGCGGCCACGATGTCGTACTGGCCGGTGGCCACACCGCCGAAGATGCCGTCCCAGGCAATGTTGCGCACATCCACGGTAAAGCCGGCGGCCTTGGCCACGGCCTTGATGTACTCCACGTCAAAGCCCGTGGGCTGTTTGTTTTCGTCCAGCAGCTCCATGGGGGGCCAGGTGCAGTCTGTGGCCACCACATAGTGTTCTGCGGCGCGGGCGGGCGCGCAGAAAAGCAGCAAGGCCAGCAGGGCCAGGGTCAGATGACGGCTCATGCAATCTCCTTCCAGCGGCAGCGGGGCGTCCGGCGCATGGGGCCGGACGCCCCGCGTCCGTTTGTCAGTTTTTGCCCATCCACTTTTCGATGAGCTTTTTGTCCAGGCCCGAGGCCTTGACGGCCTTGATGCCCTTATTGAGCTTTTCCACCAGGTCTTTGCGGCCCTTGCGCACGGTAAAGCCGTAGTATTCCTTCTCGGCGGCCTTGAAGGAGAGGTTCAGCTTGCCCGCGGTGTCGGCCTTTTTGTTCACATAGTACAGGGCCACGGGGTCGTCGCAGATCACGGCGTCGATGCGGCCGCCCAGCATGTCCTGAATGGCCAGGCCCACGTCGTCGTATTCCTTGATTTCCGCGCCCACCTTGGCGTTGCGGATAACGAAGATGCCGGTGGTGGCGATCTGACCGCCCACCTTCTTGCCCTTGAGATCGGCCAGGCTCTTGATGCTCTTGCCAGCGGGCAGCACCACGGCCTGGACCACTTCATAATAGGGATCGGAAAAATCGAACTGCTTTTTGCGCTCTTCGGTGATGGTCACGGAAGAGGAGACAATGTCGTACTGGCCGGTGGCCACGCCGCCGAAGATGCCGTCCCAGGCGATGTTGCGCACTTCCACTTCAAAGCCGGCGGCTTTGGCGACAGCGCGGATGTAGTCGGTGGAGAAGCCCTCAGGCTTTTTGTCGGCGCTCAGCATTTCCATGGGGGGCCAGGTGCAGTCGCTGGCCACGATGTACTTTTCCGCGGCCAGGGCCTGACCGCAGCACAGGGTCAGCGCCAGCAGAGCAAGAGTGATTCGGCGAAACATGGAACCTCCTTAACGATGGGGTTGGCGGGTTCAATGGCCGGGGCGGGCAGCGCGCCCGGCGTCGCTCATGCGGATGCGCGCCTGGCCCTCAGCCCCGTGGGGCGTCGGCCGGCCGCGCGCCATGCTCTCCTGCTGGCGCCTGGGGGGACGCGCGCCGCCCTGCCGCGGCCCGCAAGGCCGGCAAAACGGCGAACTGCCCTGCTTGGCAGACGAACCCGACGCGCGGCGGCGCGCCGGGCGGCCCCGCAGGCGGGCAACCAACCAGAAAAGAACGTGTTTCTATGTAGCTTCGGGCGCGGGCCGCGTCAAGGGCGGTTCGCGCCCGCGCACGGCCCAACGTCGGCGCGCGCAGGGCCGAAGGCTGCCCCCCCTTGCGGGGGCAGAGGTTCAAGGGCCGCCGGCGCCCTGCAGGGGCGGCGCGCTACCAGCCGTTGCCCGGCGCGGGCTCCGCGGTGTCCTCTCCGTCGTCCCCGCCGCGGCGCAGTTCCGCATCCGCCGCCCCCTCGTCCGCGGGGGTGGCCAGGTGGGGCTGGCGCGGGGGTTCGTTTTCCGCATCCTCTGTCCGCTCGTCGCGCAGGGCCTGCTGCAGAAACCAGTCTTCGCGGATGCGCCAGGAGGCCGCCGCCGTGTAGGCGGGCGAAGAATAGCCCACGGAAAGCACGAGGGTGCGGCGGGCGTGCTCCTGCAAACGGATGAGCAGAGGCGTGAAATCCGCATCGCCGGAAAGGATGATGAATTCGTCAAAATGGGTGGAATGCGAGAGGTCGTCCATGCAGTCCATGACCAGATGGATATCCGTGCTGGTCTTGCCGCGCGAGGTCAGGGGCGGACAGTCCACCACCTGAAAGGCGCTGCGGATGAAGGGATTGCGGAATTCCTGATAGCGCTGCGGGTTGAGGTAGCACATGCGCTTGAGGATGCGCCGCCGCACCCCTTCGCCGTACAGAATGCGCAGGGCGTGGTTCTCTATCCAGCGTACCCAGCGGTAGGGCGTGGAGCCAAAGGCCCGCGCCGCCTCCGGGTCAATTTCAAGAAACCTGGTGTAAATGTTGTCAAAATCCACATAAAGCGCACTGAGCACTTCGTCAAAACCGGTAAATCTTGCCATATGTTCCTCTAAAAAAAGACTGGGCCAAGGTAAAAAAGTGAGTATATTTTCTGCAGGCCGCCAAAGCAAGGATTTTGCTGGGTGTTGCCATCTTTTCAATCCCGTTCTAACCTGATAAATTGCCGCCGCGCAATGGCCCGGCCGCACCAGGCGCTGGGCCGCTTCGCAATTTTTGCAAGGAGCGCGTATGGAAGTACAGGTACACAGCTGCCGCCCGGCGGCGAGCCTCAAGGCCGGAGCCGCCGCCCTGGCGGCCTGCGCCGCACGCCTGCGCGCGCAGGCGGTTGCAGTCTGGCGGGATCCTACGGGCGCAGCGCCGCACGCCTGCCTTTTCTGGTGCTTCTGGTTCTCTCTCGCTTCCTTTCCCGCGGGCTACGGCCTGCGCGAGGTCATGCCGCCCCTCTGCTGCATTTTCCTTCTGCTCTACTACCGCCGCGCCTGGCGGCAAAGCGTGCTCCGCCGCCTGCCGGTCCGCCCCCTGTTCTATTGCCTGGGGGCCATGGTCCTTATAGGCGTGGTCTTTTCAGAAGACGTGCCGACCTCCCTGCTCCACGCGGGCACGGGCGTCAACAAAGGTTTTATCCTGCCCTTTATCGCCATGGAGTGCGTGCGGGACGAAAAAGACCTGCGCCGCCTGGTCTGGGCCTGCGTGCTGGCCTGCTTCTGGCAGGGGCTGGACGGGCTGTGGCAGGCGCACACGGGGCGGGACTTCATCATGGGCTACCCCTGCAACGCCGGGCGGCTCACGGGCAGCCTCGGCGACTACACCGTGGGCAACTACATTGCCCTGGCCCTGGTGCCGGCCTTTGCCCTCTGGTTTGTGCTGCGGCGCACGCTGACGCCTGCGGCCACGGCCTTTTTGTGGCTGGCGGCGCTCTGGCCCGCCTTTTTTCTGCTGGTGGGCGCGGCCAGCCGCAGCGGGGCCCTGGCCCTGGCCGCCGCCGTGGGCCTCTGGTTTGTGTTGGCCTGGCCTGAAGGCCGCCGCCTTAAGCCCGCCCTCTGCGCCCTGGCGGTGCTGCTGGCGGTGCTGGCCCTGCAGGGCCGGGCCAAGGTGGATGCCGTGCTGGAAGACGGCCGCTGGAGCCTCTGGGAGCTGGGCTGGCGCGTCTTTGAGCAGCACCCCTGGCTGGGCAGCGGCGCGGGCACCTATAACGAGGCCTTCCGCGCCCTGGGCCTTGCGCCGGAAAAAGACCTCATCACCATCAGCCACCCGCACAATCTGTATCTGGATATCCTCTACGCCCACGGCCTGCTGGGCTTCGCCCTGGGCATGACCGCCCTGCTGGGCTTTCTGTGGTGGGGCTACCGCCGCATCCGGCCGCGCCTGACCGCGGAACGGGCCCACGGCAACGGCAGCGTCTACTGGCGGCTCACGGCCTGGTTCTGGCTGGGCTACGCCGCCTGGCTCGCCAACGGCGTCTTCGGCCACGACTTTTACCGCATCTGGTGGCTGGGCCTGGCCATGAGCCATCTGGGCGTCATGCTGGGGGCCGTGGTCAATGGGCCGGACCCGGCCGCCCCGGAACCAGCGGCAAGCTGAACGCACACGGCTGCGGCCCGCAACGCGGCCCGTGCCCCGGCGCTGCACCGCCGGCAGGCCATTGCCCTTGGGCGGCCCGCCGGGCCCTGCATCGGGAGGCCTGCGCCGCCGATTGCGGCGCGCCGCTACGCCAGGTCGTCCCCGTCAAATTCGTCCGCCGCCGGGGGCAGGGGGGCGTCCTTGTCGCCCGCGCGGGCGCGCAATAGCTCCAGGGCGGCGTCCTTGGTCAGGATGCGGCCCCGGCAGCGTTCATTCTGCAGGCGGTTTTCCGGGCAGTAGCCCAGCTGCACGCAGTTGGGGCCAGCCCCGGCAAAAAGATCCGGCGCGGCCTTGCGGCAGAGCCGCAGCATCTGCCAGGCCAGGTGGCGGATCTCGTGCTGGGCGTTGCGGCAGCAGCGGATGGCGAACCAATCCAGCAAGGCGTGGGCGTTCATGCCGATAATGGCCTTGAATTCCGTGGCCTGGGGCTTGAGGTAGCGCAGATCCTCCTCGGGCAGACCAGCGTCCAGCCCGGCCTCGTACCACTGGCGGGAAAGGTCTGCCAGATCGCGCCCGCTGAGAGCCGCCGCGCGCCCGTCCGGCAGGGTCACCTGCGCGGTGAAATCCGCCACCCGGCGGGGGTAGACCACACTGTAGCGGCGCTTGCCGCCCAGCTCCGCCCGGCCGGACTTGATAAGGTAGGAGGCCAGCCGCTTGCGCACCAGCTGCACTTCGGTAACGCGCGAGTAGCCCTCCACGCCGAAGAGGAAAAAATCGAACTCCAGCGCCGCGCGGTGGCCGGATTCCAGAATATTCCGCACAATCCTGCGGGAATAGGGCGAGGCCGCAATCTCTTCCAGGCTGCGTTCGCTGCGTACAAAGCGGGCGGCTATGTCCGTGTGGATTTTGCCGCCGCCCGCCAGCAGCACCACCTTGCCGTTGCCCGTAAATTTTTCGTCCAGCATGTCTTTATGTCACCCGCGCCGCAGCGCTGTTTTCTGCTTGGTGTACACCCTGCGCGGCGTCCGCCGCGGGGAAGGCGCAGTATAGGCCAAAGCCCCACCGGCGGCAAGGCGGCGGCGCGGCGGCGTGGCCGTTGCGCGGCGGGGCCGCCTTCAGCGTCCGGTCGCGCGGCGGGCCGTGGGGCCAAAGCCTTGACAGCCGCTTGCCCCGCGCGCCAGAATAATCTTTTACGCAAAGGGCGGTTATTGCAGGGCGCGGCACAGGAGCCGGGGCCGCCGCCCCCCGCACGCGCCCCTCCACACGGCGCGCGAGGGCAACGGAATGCGGCCTGTTGCCCGGAAACCTGAACGCAGCAAGGAGCAGGCATGAGCGAGCAATCCACCCCCGGCTTCAAGCCGGACAGCAAAGGCTTTTTCGGCGCGTACGGCGGCCAGTATGTGCCGGAGCCGGTCAAGGCGCGCCTGGACGAACTGAACCGCGCCATGGAGGCCGCCCAGGCCGATCCGGAATTCCAGCGGGAGCTGGACAGCCTTAACGAACACTTTGCGGGCCGCCCCAGCCCCGTGTTCCACTGCGCCAACCTGAGCCGCGAAGGCAAGGGCGCGCAGATCTGGCTTAAGCGCGAGGATCTGAACCACCTGGGCGCGCACAAAATCAACAATACCCTGGGCCAGTGCCTGCTGGCCAGGCGCATGGGCAAAAAGCGGGTCATCGCCGAAACGGGCGCGGGCCAGCACGGCGTGGCCACGGCGGCCAGCGCGGCCCTTATGGGGCTGGAGTGCACCATCTGCATGGGCGAAGTGGATATGGAGCGCCAGCACCTCAACGTGGTGCGCATGCAGATGCTGGGCGCGCGGGTGGTGGCGGCCAGAAGCGGCCAGCGCACCCTCAAGGAAGCCGTGGACGAAGCGCTGGAGCTCTGGGTCAACGACCCGGAGATGTTCTATGTGCTAGGCTCGGCCGTGGGGCCGCACCCGTATCCTTATATAGTGCGCGTCTTCCAGTCGGTTATCGGCCGGGAGGCCCGGGCCCAGATGCTGCGCGAGACGGGCCGCCTGCCCGACGCCTGCCTGGCCTGCGTGGGCGGCGGCTCCAACGCCATCGGACTGTTCGCCGGATTTTTGCAGGACGCGGCAGTCAAACTCATCGGCGTGGAGCCCGGCGGGCGCGGCACAGGCTACGGCCAGCACGCGGCCTCCCTTTGCCTGGGCGAGCCGGGGGTGCTGCACGGCTTTAATTCTTATATGATCAAGGACGCCAAGGGCGAAGCCGGGGAGGTCTACTCCATCTCCGCAGGGCTGGACTATCCCTCGGTGGGGCCGGAGCACGCCCTGCTTAAGGATACGGGCCGCGCCAGTTATGTGAGCGTGACGGACCAGGAAGCCCTGGACGCCTTTTTCGCCCTCTCCCGCCACGAGGGCATCATCCCGGCGCTGGAATCCTCCCATGCTCTGGCCCAGGCCCTCAAAATGGCCCCCACCCTGCCGCCCGAGGCCATCCTGCTGGTCAACCTCTCCGGCCGGGGCGACAAGGATGTGGCCCAGGTGGCGGCCCTGAGCGCGGGCAAGGCCAGCGCGTGACGCCGCGGCTGGGGACCTGGCGGGAGAGCGCCGGCATGGCGTCGCCGCGCGTTGTTCCCGCGGCCAGGGCCCCCTGGCGGGAAAACGCCGACCGCAGGGCGGACCAGCGCCGCGTGCACCGCGCGGCGGCGTCACCAGATTGACGCGGAAAAAATTTTAAACCGCCGCGCAAAACCGGGCTGACGGGCCCCTGACGGGGAAATGCGGCAAAAAATTCCTGTCCCTGGCCCGCCGCCGCCCCGGCCCCCAAAAAAACTTTTTCTCTAAAAAGAATTTAATACGATGATTTTTCGATAAAATTTCCGGGGCAGGGTCGGAAGGGGGCCGAGGGGTAAAAATTTTTGCACGATTCCGCTTGCAAAGTGCACGGGGCTTGCATATATTCTCACCGAAGCGGGAAACCGCTCCACAGGCGTTTGCAGTGAAACCCATGTCCCATGCGGGGCAAAAGAAAGGAAGGTTAACCATGAAAAAGATCGCTACTCTTCTGTTGGCGGCCGGGCTTGTGTTCGGCGCTGCCACGGGCGCCAGCGCCATCGACTTCAAGGCGAAGGGCCAGTGGATCATGAGCTTTGACTACGGCCAGAACGGCGGCTTCACCGGCGGCAACGGCCAGACCGGCTTTAATGGGGTCAAGGGCGGCCGCTACGCCAATGAAGACGAATTTGAGGCCAAGCAGCGCGTGCGCCTGCAGTTGGACGCCGTGGCCTCCGAAGCCCTGTCCGGCACCGTGTTCTTTGAAATCGGCGATCAGACCTGGGGCAAAAATAAACAGGGCGGCGCGCTGGGCGCTGACGGCCAGGTTGTGGAAGTGAAGAACGCCTACATCGACTGGATGGTGCCCCAGACTGACCTGAAGGTGCGCATGGGCATCCAGGGCCTGGCCCTGCCCAGCTTCACCACCAATGCCAGCAGCGTGCTGAACGACGACGTGGCCGCCGTGGTGGCCTCCTACCAGTTCAACGAGAACGTGGGCCTCTCCGCTTTCTGGGCGCGCCCCTACAACGACAACTTCTCCGACAAGGACTACCGTAACGGCACCCGCAACAACTACATGGACAATGTGGACCTTGTTGCCTTGCTGTTGCCCCTGACCTTTGACGGCGTGAAGGTGACCCCCTGGGCCATGTACGCCGGCATCGGCCCCAACGCCTTCCGCACCAGCGACGGCAACTTCGCCGACCCCACCAGCAGCACCAGCAGCTCAACCTACGGCAACGCCTATCGGAACCTCGCTTCTGGCATGCTGCCCGTGGGCGGCGCGCTCCACAAGGACGGCACGCCTGACGGCAAGGGCCTGTTTGAATACGGCAACGCCATCTGGGCGGGCGTGACCGGCGACGTGACCATGTTTGATCCCTTCCGCATCGCGTGGGATTTCAACTACGGCTCCGTGACCTATGACGACAGCCGCCTGAACCGCGCCGGCTGGCTGGCCTCTCTGCTCTTTGAATACAAGCTGGATTGGGGCGTTCCCGGCCTGTACGGCTGGTACGGCTCCGGCGACGACAACAACCCGGCCAACGGTTCCGAGCGCATGCCTACCCTGCACGCCAACGGCAACAACGAGTTCTCCAACTTCGCCCTCAACGGCAACCCCTATATCGCCCGTGAAGCCATCCTGAGCGACTCCATGACCGGCACCTGGGGCATCGGCGTGCGCGTCAAGGACGTGAGCTTCGTGGAGAACCTGAAGCACACCCTGCGCTTGAACGTCATGGGTGGCACCAACAGCACCACCATGGCCAAGCGGTATCTGCGCAGCAGCGCCAGCAGCCGCGCAGATGTCTATGACGGCGCCAATGCCTACGGCGTGGGTATGGATCCCCTGTACCTGACCACCAACGACACCGCCATGGAAGTGGGCCTGACCAACAGCTACAAGATGTACGAAAACTTCACCGTCTTCCTGGACGCCGCGTACATCGCCACCTGGCTGGATCAGTCCGACTCCGTGTGGGGCGACAGCAAGCTGAACGGCAAGAGCGATCAGGTGCGTGACCCCTGGAACGTGAACCTGAGCTTCGTGTACTCCTTCTAAGAGCGCACGCGCTTACAGAGCCTATAAGGGGGAAGCCGCAAGGCTTCCCCCTTTGCGTCCCTCGCCATTTCCTCCCCCAGCCCGCCGCCCATGCAGAAGCCCGACCCCGCCAGCATCCCCACGGCCCCCGGCGTGTACCTGTACAAGGACGCGCGCGGCCGCGTCATCTATGTGGGCAAGGCCCGCGTGCTGCGCCGCCGGGTGCTTTCCTATTTCCGGCCCGATGGCCTGCCCGCCAAAACCCTGGCCATGCTCTCCCACGCCGCCACGCTGGACTACCTCACCACCACCACGGAAAAAGAGGCCCTCCTGCTGGAGGCCAGCCTGATCAAAAAGCACCGGCCCCACTACAACATCGTGCTGCGCGACGACAAGCAGTACGTGCTTTTTCGCTGCAACCTGCGCCACCCCTTTCCCCGGCTGGAAAT includes:
- the thyX gene encoding FAD-dependent thymidylate synthase, with protein sequence MLDEKFTGNGKVVLLAGGGKIHTDIAARFVRSERSLEEIAASPYSRRIVRNILESGHRAALEFDFFLFGVEGYSRVTEVQLVRKRLASYLIKSGRAELGGKRRYSVVYPRRVADFTAQVTLPDGRAAALSGRDLADLSRQWYEAGLDAGLPEEDLRYLKPQATEFKAIIGMNAHALLDWFAIRCCRNAQHEIRHLAWQMLRLCRKAAPDLFAGAGPNCVQLGYCPENRLQNERCRGRILTKDAALELLRARAGDKDAPLPPAADEFDGDDLA
- a CDS encoding O-antigen ligase family protein; translated protein: MEVQVHSCRPAASLKAGAAALAACAARLRAQAVAVWRDPTGAAPHACLFWCFWFSLASFPAGYGLREVMPPLCCIFLLLYYRRAWRQSVLRRLPVRPLFYCLGAMVLIGVVFSEDVPTSLLHAGTGVNKGFILPFIAMECVRDEKDLRRLVWACVLACFWQGLDGLWQAHTGRDFIMGYPCNAGRLTGSLGDYTVGNYIALALVPAFALWFVLRRTLTPAATAFLWLAALWPAFFLLVGAASRSGALALAAAVGLWFVLAWPEGRRLKPALCALAVLLAVLALQGRAKVDAVLEDGRWSLWELGWRVFEQHPWLGSGAGTYNEAFRALGLAPEKDLITISHPHNLYLDILYAHGLLGFALGMTALLGFLWWGYRRIRPRLTAERAHGNGSVYWRLTAWFWLGYAAWLANGVFGHDFYRIWWLGLAMSHLGVMLGAVVNGPDPAAPEPAAS
- a CDS encoding amino acid ABC transporter ATP-binding protein, which gives rise to MTESNPAASASAAPAAAASPAAPIISIDHVWKYFGALPALQDVSLDIAPGERVVIIGPSGSGKSTLLRSINRLEEIDQGSIMVQGKDIQSDQNNINEMRQNLGMVFQQFNLFPHKTVLENLTLAPIILRKLSREDADARALTLLKKVGISDKANVYPAMLSGGQQQRVAIARALAMQPAIMLFDEPTSALDPEMVGEVLDVMVKLAEEGMTMVCVTHEMGFARTVADRLIFMDQGQIVEMGKPEHLFTAPRHPRLRQFLNQIL
- a CDS encoding basic amino acid ABC transporter substrate-binding protein, yielding MSRHLTLALLALLLFCAPARAAEHYVVATDCTWPPMELLDENKQPTGFDVEYIKAVAKAAGFTVDVRNIAWDGIFGGVATGQYDIVAAATTITEERKKQFDFSDPYYEVAQAVVLPAGKSIKSLADLKGKKVGGQIGTTGVFVMRKSGVAVDLKEYDDVGLAIQDMLGGRLDAVICDDPVALYYANKKPDTAGKLNLSFKTAAKEYYGFTVRKGRKDLVEKLNKGIKAVRASGEEARLLDKWMGAAR
- a CDS encoding amino acid ABC transporter permease, whose translation is MQDKKDGSKGNIIMVTDGASIPDPREWRLINAWSLALAGAVITLSTLCLLWPEPYFRILLYLPDGVFITFKITLLSICCAVPLGLFTGLGRISDNRLINLVASTYVEVIRGIPLLVQIFYIYYAMSRFVQVSGITSAVVAISFCYGAYMGEVFRAGITAINKGQSEAARSLGFNRYQTMRHVVLPQAMRTILPPVGNECIAMLKDTSLVSIMAVPDIMQRARSFVGTTYLYFETYTMVALLYLIITLVLSKAVSIMESRLNYYDGK
- a CDS encoding NYN domain-containing protein, which codes for MARFTGFDEVLSALYVDFDNIYTRFLEIDPEAARAFGSTPYRWVRWIENHALRILYGEGVRRRILKRMCYLNPQRYQEFRNPFIRSAFQVVDCPPLTSRGKTSTDIHLVMDCMDDLSHSTHFDEFIILSGDADFTPLLIRLQEHARRTLVLSVGYSSPAYTAAASWRIREDWFLQQALRDERTEDAENEPPRQPHLATPADEGAADAELRRGGDDGEDTAEPAPGNGW
- a CDS encoding basic amino acid ABC transporter substrate-binding protein, whose product is MFRRITLALLALTLCCGQALAAEKYIVASDCTWPPMEMLSADKKPEGFSTDYIRAVAKAAGFEVEVRNIAWDGIFGGVATGQYDIVSSSVTITEERKKQFDFSDPYYEVVQAVVLPAGKSIKSLADLKGKKVGGQIATTGIFVIRNAKVGAEIKEYDDVGLAIQDMLGGRIDAVICDDPVALYYVNKKADTAGKLNLSFKAAEKEYYGFTVRKGRKDLVEKLNKGIKAVKASGLDKKLIEKWMGKN
- the trpB gene encoding tryptophan synthase subunit beta, translated to MSEQSTPGFKPDSKGFFGAYGGQYVPEPVKARLDELNRAMEAAQADPEFQRELDSLNEHFAGRPSPVFHCANLSREGKGAQIWLKREDLNHLGAHKINNTLGQCLLARRMGKKRVIAETGAGQHGVATAASAALMGLECTICMGEVDMERQHLNVVRMQMLGARVVAARSGQRTLKEAVDEALELWVNDPEMFYVLGSAVGPHPYPYIVRVFQSVIGREARAQMLRETGRLPDACLACVGGGSNAIGLFAGFLQDAAVKLIGVEPGGRGTGYGQHAASLCLGEPGVLHGFNSYMIKDAKGEAGEVYSISAGLDYPSVGPEHALLKDTGRASYVSVTDQEALDAFFALSRHEGIIPALESSHALAQALKMAPTLPPEAILLVNLSGRGDKDVAQVAALSAGKASA
- a CDS encoding tRNA-specific 2-thiouridylase, whose translation is MQKETVAVAVSGGVDSLCALLLLRRAGHDVLALHGLFRPEGPETAPAGLAAACAALGVPLHVADLRQVFAREVLAPFAAAYAAGRTPNPCARCNREIKFGALLDAALALGATSLATGHYARLVSGPDRPDLPLLAAAADAAKDQSYFLSLVPRQRLARARFPLAGQDKATTRALVAQAGLAVPLPGESQDICFVPPPDQGAGNEAYRPFLERHWRNAGLAAPAPGPVLLADGQGGRREIGRHRGLWRYTEGQRKGLGIAYSEPLYVLAKDSVANALVVGPRALLGIRRCATAPANLMLPVACWPPDIRVRLRYRQRPVPARVTLAPDGGLRIALAEPLFPTAPGQVAAVYDGQGRVLAAGVVTAMAQGPQTASF